From one Streptomyces sp. 846.5 genomic stretch:
- a CDS encoding MFS transporter has product MTTATTRWSPRLWGTLVVLCAALFLDALDVSMVGVALPSIRTDLHLNTTSLQWVVSGYVLGYGGLLLLGGRAADLLGRRRVFLAALAVFAVASLLGGLVNDGGLLIATRFVKGVAAAFTAPAGLSIITTTFPEGHQRNRALSIYTTCGASGFSLGLVLSGLLTEVGWRWTFLLPFPLALLALAAGSRLIPRQERPRREGRGYDLLGAVTGTGALLLLVYTVTQAQGVGWGSARTVLSLLGVAALFAAFVTVEQRTAHPLVRLGIFRNGLVARANVGALACFGAYVGFQFIATLYLQSLLGWSALQMALAFLPAGVLVAASATRMGALVDRFGTTKLMLLGFPAALLGYANFLRIGPHSDYVTVILPSMVLLGIHFALVFPSLNIQATDGVADSEQGLASGLVNTSFQIGGAVVLAVVTAVVTAGGGGSVRAQLGADHNAVAVVAGVALLGLLVTAFGAMQDRRTARTAAAAAYPVPDYPLPAHGSAGPTTAEPTAEEAVRRP; this is encoded by the coding sequence ATGACCACAGCCACTACCCGATGGAGCCCCCGTCTCTGGGGCACTCTCGTCGTCCTCTGCGCGGCCCTGTTCCTCGACGCCCTGGATGTGTCGATGGTCGGGGTCGCCCTGCCCTCCATCCGAACCGATCTGCACCTGAACACCACGTCGCTGCAGTGGGTGGTCAGCGGTTACGTCCTCGGCTACGGCGGGCTGCTGCTGCTCGGCGGCCGGGCCGCGGACCTGCTCGGGCGGCGCCGGGTGTTCCTCGCCGCGCTCGCCGTCTTCGCCGTCGCCTCGCTGCTCGGCGGCCTGGTGAACGACGGCGGACTGCTCATCGCCACCCGGTTCGTGAAGGGCGTCGCCGCCGCCTTCACCGCACCGGCCGGCCTGTCCATCATCACCACGACCTTTCCCGAGGGCCATCAGCGCAACCGGGCCCTGAGCATCTACACCACCTGCGGCGCCAGCGGCTTCTCACTCGGTCTGGTGCTCAGCGGGCTGCTGACCGAGGTCGGCTGGCGCTGGACCTTCCTGCTGCCGTTTCCGCTGGCGCTGCTGGCGCTGGCCGCCGGAAGCCGGCTGATCCCGCGTCAGGAGCGGCCGCGGCGCGAAGGGCGCGGCTACGACCTGCTCGGGGCCGTGACCGGCACCGGAGCACTGCTGCTGCTCGTCTACACCGTCACCCAGGCCCAGGGCGTGGGCTGGGGCAGCGCCCGCACCGTGCTGTCGCTGCTCGGGGTGGCGGCGCTGTTCGCGGCCTTCGTCACGGTGGAGCAGCGCACGGCGCATCCGCTGGTGCGGCTGGGGATCTTCCGCAACGGGCTGGTGGCCCGGGCCAATGTCGGCGCGCTGGCCTGCTTCGGCGCCTACGTCGGCTTCCAGTTCATCGCCACGCTGTACCTGCAGTCGCTGCTCGGCTGGTCCGCGCTGCAGATGGCGCTGGCCTTCCTGCCGGCCGGGGTGCTGGTGGCGGCCTCGGCGACCCGGATGGGGGCGCTGGTGGACCGCTTCGGGACCACGAAGCTGATGCTGCTCGGCTTCCCGGCCGCGCTGCTGGGCTACGCCAACTTCCTGCGGATCGGGCCCCATTCCGACTACGTGACGGTGATCCTGCCGTCGATGGTGCTGCTCGGGATCCACTTCGCGCTGGTCTTCCCCTCGCTCAACATCCAGGCGACGGACGGGGTTGCCGACTCCGAGCAGGGGCTGGCCTCCGGGCTGGTGAACACCTCGTTCCAGATCGGCGGCGCCGTGGTGCTGGCCGTGGTGACCGCGGTGGTGACCGCCGGCGGCGGCGGTAGCGTCCGGGCCCAACTGGGCGCCGACCACAACGCGGTGGCCGTGGTGGCCGGGGTGGCGCTGCTGGGGCTGCTGGTCACCGCGTTCGGCGCGATGCAGGACCGGCGGACGGCGCGTACGGCAGCGGCCGCGGCCTACCCGGTGCCCGACTACCCGCTCCCGGCCCATGGTTCGGCGGGGCCGACCACTGCCGAGCCGACGGCTGAGGAGGCCGTCCGGCGCCCCTGA
- a CDS encoding MarR family transcriptional regulator yields MSVPSDPELVDAWRTLLARQAATACALDRELNERHGLGMSEFEVLERLVEGTAGDCAASLRVQELATSVHLSQSALSRLIARLEKAGLVERSMCAEDRRGVSVCLTPAGRDRHTDAVPTHRSVLAEMLSG; encoded by the coding sequence GTGAGCGTTCCCTCGGACCCCGAGCTCGTCGACGCCTGGCGCACCCTTCTCGCCCGCCAGGCCGCGACGGCCTGCGCGCTGGACCGTGAGCTCAATGAGCGCCACGGTCTGGGCATGAGCGAGTTCGAGGTGCTGGAGCGCCTGGTGGAGGGCACTGCGGGGGACTGCGCCGCCTCGCTCCGGGTCCAGGAACTGGCCACCTCGGTCCACCTCAGCCAGAGCGCGCTGTCCCGGCTGATCGCCCGCCTGGAGAAGGCCGGCCTGGTCGAGCGCTCCATGTGCGCCGAGGACCGCCGCGGCGTCTCCGTCTGCCTCACCCCGGCCGGCCGCGACCGGCACACCGACGCCGTCCCCACCCACCGCAGCGTCCTCGCGGAGATGCTGAGCGGCTGA
- a CDS encoding DMT family transporter, translated as MTVFLLGVGAACLLGLGFVLQQHAAQRAPRSDILSYRLLLRLMRQPEWLLGIAFMVGGQVLSAMALSAGRISLVEPLLATNLLFAMLLARSITGQRLGRSGWGGVLLLAAGVTAFITSGEPTGGGTEAGVLRHWLVFGVVAGVALLLVSIARRLPLFEEATLLALAAGLLYGLQDALTRTAGQRFTRGGLALLFSSWQTWTVVAIGVIGLILVQSAFESAPLRMSLPALTAAQPLAGIACGVGFLGDRLRLTPGALAGEAVGLVCIVLGVIIIGRHPAMPDACAESCVEEAVRAAQREAANAQRAGARG; from the coding sequence GTGACGGTGTTTCTGCTCGGTGTGGGCGCGGCATGTCTGCTGGGACTCGGCTTTGTGCTCCAGCAGCACGCGGCGCAGCGCGCACCGCGCTCCGACATCCTGTCCTACCGCCTGCTGCTGCGACTGATGCGTCAGCCGGAGTGGCTGCTCGGGATCGCCTTCATGGTCGGCGGCCAGGTGCTCAGCGCGATGGCGCTGTCAGCCGGACGGATCTCGCTGGTGGAACCCCTGCTCGCGACCAATCTGCTGTTCGCCATGTTGCTGGCGCGGTCCATCACCGGCCAGCGGCTGGGCCGCTCGGGCTGGGGCGGGGTGCTGCTGCTGGCCGCCGGCGTGACCGCCTTCATCACCAGCGGGGAGCCGACCGGCGGCGGGACCGAGGCCGGGGTGCTGCGGCACTGGCTGGTGTTCGGGGTGGTGGCCGGGGTCGCACTGCTTCTCGTCTCCATCGCCAGGCGGCTGCCGCTGTTCGAGGAGGCCACCCTGCTGGCCCTGGCCGCGGGCCTGCTCTACGGCCTGCAGGACGCGCTGACGCGTACCGCGGGCCAGCGGTTCACGCGCGGCGGCCTCGCACTGCTGTTCAGCAGCTGGCAGACCTGGACCGTGGTGGCGATCGGGGTGATCGGCCTGATCCTGGTCCAGAGCGCGTTCGAGTCGGCCCCGCTCCGGATGTCGCTGCCGGCGCTGACCGCCGCCCAGCCGCTGGCGGGGATCGCCTGCGGGGTGGGATTTCTCGGGGACCGGCTGCGGTTGACCCCCGGGGCGCTGGCCGGGGAGGCGGTCGGCCTGGTCTGCATCGTGCTGGGCGTGATCATCATCGGACGGCACCCGGCGATGCCGGACGCCTGCGCCGAGAGCTGCGTCGAGGAGGCCGTCCGGGCCGCGCAGCGCGAGGCCGCGAACGCCCAGCGGGCCGGCGCGCGGGGCTGA
- a CDS encoding M56 family metallopeptidase — MNALPALLLLGVVLATAGPRLLARARWTEREPVLALWAWQCLVVAALLCCGLALLLTAAAAWPEVRTLLFSGAPRGVEAAYGIPLSRPWAIAVAALLAVGGARTALALAAEVRSARALRRHRLRELRLRAPELPSGLERVRRSAAAERLVVLESAKPHAWSLPGPATRLVVTTGALHRLSDRELAAVLEHERGHVRARHHWLLQCAEALNNGFPGAGIFRLFREQVGRLVELSADDSAARRHGRLATAVALVELNTAHGPVPHCPGLLDQVPGRVERLLAGEPRLPVARRLRLTAATLAALSAPLALVFAPGLRVLF; from the coding sequence TTGAACGCGCTGCCCGCCCTCCTGCTGCTCGGCGTGGTCCTGGCCACCGCCGGTCCCCGGTTGCTGGCACGGGCACGCTGGACCGAGCGCGAACCGGTGCTGGCGCTGTGGGCCTGGCAGTGCCTGGTCGTAGCCGCTCTGCTCTGCTGCGGTCTGGCGCTGCTGCTCACCGCGGCCGCGGCCTGGCCCGAGGTGCGGACCCTACTGTTCTCCGGTGCGCCGCGCGGCGTGGAGGCCGCCTACGGGATCCCGCTCTCCCGCCCCTGGGCCATAGCCGTCGCTGCCCTGCTCGCCGTGGGCGGCGCCCGTACCGCGCTGGCGCTGGCCGCCGAGGTGCGTTCGGCGCGGGCGCTGCGCCGGCACCGGCTGCGGGAGCTGCGACTGCGGGCCCCGGAGCTGCCCTCGGGGCTGGAGCGGGTCCGCCGCTCGGCGGCCGCCGAGCGGCTGGTCGTGCTGGAGAGCGCCAAGCCGCACGCCTGGTCCCTGCCCGGCCCGGCCACCCGTCTGGTGGTCACCACCGGCGCGCTGCACCGGCTGAGCGACCGTGAGCTGGCCGCGGTGCTGGAACACGAGCGCGGACACGTTCGGGCCAGGCACCACTGGCTGCTGCAGTGCGCCGAGGCGCTCAACAACGGCTTCCCCGGCGCCGGGATCTTCAGGCTGTTCCGCGAACAGGTCGGCAGGCTGGTGGAACTCTCCGCCGACGACTCGGCCGCGCGGCGGCACGGGCGGCTCGCCACCGCCGTCGCCCTGGTCGAGCTGAACACCGCGCACGGCCCCGTCCCGCACTGCCCCGGGCTGCTTGACCAGGTCCCCGGACGGGTGGAGCGGCTGCTCGCCGGTGAGCCGCGGCTGCCGGTGGCCCGACGGCTCCGGCTCACGGCGGCGACCCTGGCCGCGCTGAGCGCACCACTGGCACTGGTGTTCGCACCGGGATTGCGTGTGCTCTTCTGA
- a CDS encoding DUF5134 domain-containing protein, with the protein MHGPAAVGWLLTGLMGATGLYCLVRLVRRSASRAERELDASEALKGLGMAAMAVPLGLGRQVPVAVWVVLFGVAAVWSLGAGLLRGGGSPGGHRGHHLYHGVGHLAMVYMAVAMAAGAGTSAAMPGMAGMAGMAAGAGWPLVTGALLVFFGGYAVLAGARLIAAPAAVPAGAGALQRGSVASRLLGAPELPQACRMVLGMGMFTMLLAM; encoded by the coding sequence ATGCATGGTCCCGCCGCCGTCGGATGGCTGCTGACCGGACTGATGGGAGCGACAGGACTCTACTGCCTGGTCCGACTGGTCCGGAGGAGCGCCTCCCGGGCCGAGCGCGAGCTCGACGCCTCGGAGGCGCTCAAGGGTCTGGGCATGGCGGCGATGGCCGTGCCGCTGGGGCTGGGACGGCAGGTGCCGGTCGCGGTGTGGGTGGTGCTCTTCGGGGTCGCGGCGGTGTGGTCGCTCGGAGCGGGTCTGCTGCGCGGGGGCGGATCGCCCGGGGGGCACCGGGGGCATCACCTCTACCACGGGGTGGGGCACCTGGCGATGGTCTACATGGCCGTGGCAATGGCGGCGGGCGCCGGGACGAGCGCGGCGATGCCCGGCATGGCCGGGATGGCCGGGATGGCCGCCGGCGCCGGTTGGCCGCTGGTCACCGGGGCGCTGCTGGTGTTCTTTGGCGGCTACGCGGTGCTGGCCGGGGCCCGGCTGATCGCCGCGCCCGCGGCCGTACCCGCAGGTGCCGGCGCACTGCAGCGCGGTTCGGTCGCGAGTCGGCTGCTGGGCGCGCCGGAACTGCCGCAGGCCTGCCGGATGGTCCTGGGGATGGGCATGTTCACCATGCTGCTGGCCATGTGA
- a CDS encoding glycosyltransferase — MGRLIRIPRQRTASGRRGTAAATTPPPRAVIVSASVGAGHDRVAEELAARLEEAGVAVDRHDFLDLMPGSTGRVFVGSYHGMISRAPWTWKLLYGGMDNPRMAGMQASLFTALAGRSIRRAVQGDTTRMVIATYPLASQVLGRLRQRGKVSTPVHTYLTDFSVHQLWAAPGVDAHMALHQVAATQARAVGCADVSVVAPLVDRRFTPATPESRFAARARWGLPQDARLALLVGGSWGAGELERTVADVEAADPGITCVVVCGRNEGLRERLLAAGVKHAHGWVDDMPSLMHAADVLVQNAGGMTVQEAVASALPVVTYRSIPGHGLTNAAALDEAGIARWARHSGELAAALAGALSDRVTPISAARRPGADAIHMLLASAGLDCLAAASADAAVAALPVPTTLPAAVPATMESVR, encoded by the coding sequence ATGGGCCGACTCATCCGCATCCCCCGGCAGCGCACGGCCAGCGGTCGGAGGGGCACAGCCGCCGCGACCACCCCGCCGCCGCGCGCCGTCATCGTGTCGGCGAGTGTCGGCGCCGGGCATGACCGGGTCGCGGAGGAGCTCGCGGCACGGCTGGAGGAGGCCGGGGTCGCCGTGGACCGGCACGACTTCCTGGACCTGATGCCCGGTTCGACCGGCCGGGTGTTCGTCGGCTCGTACCACGGCATGATCTCGCGGGCCCCGTGGACCTGGAAGCTGCTCTACGGCGGGATGGACAACCCGCGGATGGCCGGCATGCAGGCGTCGCTGTTCACCGCCCTCGCCGGACGCAGCATCCGCAGGGCCGTCCAGGGCGACACCACCCGCATGGTCATCGCGACCTACCCGCTGGCCAGCCAGGTCCTGGGCCGGCTGCGGCAGCGCGGCAAGGTCAGCACCCCGGTGCACACCTATCTCACCGACTTCTCAGTGCACCAGCTCTGGGCCGCCCCCGGTGTGGACGCGCACATGGCGCTGCACCAGGTCGCCGCCACCCAGGCCCGCGCGGTGGGCTGCGCGGACGTCTCCGTGGTCGCCCCGCTGGTGGACCGTCGGTTCACCCCGGCGACGCCGGAGTCCCGTTTCGCCGCCCGGGCCCGCTGGGGCCTGCCGCAGGACGCCAGGCTGGCGCTGCTGGTCGGCGGCTCCTGGGGCGCGGGAGAGCTGGAGCGCACCGTCGCGGACGTCGAGGCGGCCGACCCCGGCATCACCTGCGTCGTGGTCTGCGGCCGCAACGAGGGCCTGCGCGAGCGCCTGCTCGCCGCCGGCGTCAAGCACGCCCACGGCTGGGTGGACGACATGCCGAGCCTGATGCACGCCGCCGACGTCCTGGTGCAGAACGCGGGCGGGATGACCGTGCAGGAGGCCGTCGCCAGCGCCCTGCCGGTGGTGACCTACCGCTCGATACCCGGGCACGGACTCACCAACGCGGCCGCGCTCGACGAGGCCGGCATAGCGCGCTGGGCCCGCCACTCCGGCGAGCTCGCCGCCGCCCTGGCCGGCGCCCTCTCGGACCGCGTCACCCCCATCTCGGCGGCCCGCCGTCCCGGCGCGGACGCCATCCACATGCTGCTCGCGTCCGCGGGCCTGGACTGCCTCGCGGCGGCCTCGGCCGACGCCGCCGTCGCCGCCCTGCCGGTCCCCACAACCCTTCCCGCAGCCGTCCCCGCCACGATGGAGTCCGTCCGTTGA
- a CDS encoding polysaccharide deacetylase family protein: MSRVVKAAAALAGGLALAHAAPAVTAVQPLETLRTRLLPGYGGQGAPDHIALTFDDGPDPLSTPRFLSLLENRGVKATFFLLGFMLERDPGLGRAITDAGHEIAVHGYLHRPMVLRTPGQTRDDLTRAHALVTDATGETPRWYRPPYGVATTSALVTARSLGMRPVLWTSWGADWRAGATGSSVFDTVTRNLRGGGTILLHDSDCTSAPASWTATLSSLPRLLDHCEEQGWKVGPLAEHGL; the protein is encoded by the coding sequence TTGAGCCGCGTCGTCAAGGCAGCCGCCGCCCTTGCCGGGGGCCTGGCCCTCGCGCATGCCGCGCCGGCCGTCACCGCCGTCCAGCCGCTGGAAACGCTGCGCACCCGGCTGCTCCCCGGCTACGGAGGGCAGGGAGCTCCCGACCACATCGCGCTGACCTTCGACGACGGCCCCGACCCGCTCTCCACTCCGCGCTTCCTCAGCCTGCTGGAGAACCGGGGCGTGAAGGCGACCTTCTTCCTGCTGGGCTTCATGCTGGAGCGCGATCCCGGCCTCGGCCGCGCGATCACCGACGCCGGGCACGAGATCGCCGTCCACGGCTACCTGCACCGCCCGATGGTGCTCCGTACGCCCGGACAGACCCGCGACGACCTCACCCGCGCCCACGCCCTGGTCACCGACGCGACCGGGGAGACCCCGCGCTGGTACCGGCCGCCGTACGGCGTCGCCACCACCTCCGCGCTGGTCACCGCGCGCAGCCTGGGGATGCGTCCGGTGCTGTGGACCAGCTGGGGCGCGGACTGGCGCGCAGGCGCCACCGGCAGCTCCGTCTTCGACACGGTCACCCGCAATCTGCGCGGCGGCGGCACCATCCTGCTGCACGACTCCGACTGCACCTCGGCCCCGGCCTCCTGGACGGCGACGCTCAGCTCACTGCCGCGCCTGCTGGACCACTGCGAGGAGCAGGGCTGGAAGGTCGGCCCGCTCGCGGAGCACGGACTGTAG
- a CDS encoding DUF6421 family protein has protein sequence MQNLSPELPSAVGPAWTRLKEAVEAIRPLQSKDGSIDLNSRGAGTRDEADSLLAAITGAVRDLAPHFAHDAAYLDAVVTDLDRWRASGYAVPDFLDSLLAFQPAAQREDGLLHLVLFPMYTQNGNPDRNIEAVLLTVVWPEWVAELERTRFDNPMFVPITFIDFTSGYDTNSAVLFPETVAVREAPERFTWGGIFCDREAARFRAVSSAAVGVLGLEIPEDAAALLDDQKLSQETFVLWDLIHDRTHSHGDLPFDPFMIKQRSPFWMYGLEELRCDLTAFKAAVQLEKEGQPHSGPMGRNVQYAILFDRMFRFPVSGGRVRNYDGLGGQLLFAYLHKHDALRWTDNRLRIDWDRVAEVTTDLCTEIETLYRDGIDRPKTAHWIAAYQLVSRYLTPHPASVWAKGPDALPLTEHSDAKSLNKALCDAVLPDEFPLSMFFEALSKKLSGVIASTTGITGTSELRSAA, from the coding sequence ATGCAAAATCTCTCGCCCGAACTCCCTTCGGCAGTCGGCCCTGCCTGGACGCGGCTCAAGGAGGCCGTCGAGGCGATCCGTCCCCTGCAGTCCAAGGACGGCTCCATCGACCTCAACTCCCGCGGCGCCGGTACCCGCGACGAGGCCGACTCGCTGCTCGCCGCCATCACCGGCGCGGTACGGGACCTCGCCCCGCACTTCGCGCACGACGCCGCCTACCTGGACGCCGTCGTCACCGACCTGGACCGCTGGCGCGCCTCCGGCTACGCCGTACCCGACTTCCTGGACTCGCTGCTCGCCTTCCAGCCCGCGGCGCAGCGCGAGGACGGGCTGCTGCACCTGGTCCTCTTCCCGATGTACACCCAGAACGGCAACCCGGACCGCAATATCGAGGCCGTGCTGCTCACCGTCGTCTGGCCGGAGTGGGTCGCGGAGCTGGAGCGCACCCGCTTCGACAACCCGATGTTCGTACCGATCACCTTCATCGACTTCACCTCCGGCTACGACACCAACTCCGCGGTGCTGTTCCCTGAGACCGTCGCTGTCCGCGAGGCCCCGGAGCGCTTCACCTGGGGCGGCATCTTCTGCGACCGCGAGGCCGCCCGCTTCCGCGCCGTCAGCAGCGCCGCCGTCGGCGTCCTCGGCCTGGAGATCCCCGAGGACGCCGCCGCGCTGCTCGACGACCAGAAGCTCTCCCAGGAGACCTTCGTGCTGTGGGACCTGATCCACGACCGCACCCACAGCCACGGCGACCTGCCGTTCGACCCCTTCATGATCAAGCAGCGCAGCCCGTTCTGGATGTACGGGCTGGAGGAGCTGCGCTGCGACCTCACCGCCTTCAAGGCCGCCGTCCAGCTGGAGAAGGAGGGGCAGCCGCACTCCGGCCCGATGGGCCGCAACGTCCAGTACGCCATCCTCTTCGACCGGATGTTCCGCTTCCCGGTCAGCGGCGGCCGGGTCCGCAACTACGACGGCCTAGGCGGCCAGCTGCTCTTCGCCTACCTGCACAAGCACGACGCGCTGCGCTGGACGGACAACCGGCTGCGGATCGACTGGGACCGCGTCGCCGAGGTCACCACCGATCTCTGCACCGAGATCGAGACGCTCTACCGCGACGGGATCGACCGGCCCAAGACCGCGCACTGGATCGCGGCCTACCAGCTGGTCTCCCGCTACCTGACCCCGCACCCCGCCTCGGTCTGGGCGAAGGGCCCGGACGCGCTGCCGCTGACCGAGCACAGCGACGCCAAGTCGCTCAACAAGGCCCTGTGCGACGCCGTCCTGCCGGACGAGTTCCCGCTCAGCATGTTCTTCGAGGCCCTATCCAAGAAGCTCTCCGGGGTCATCGCCTCCACCACCGGGATCACCGGCACCAGCGAGCTCCGGAGCGCGGCATGA
- a CDS encoding SDR family NAD(P)-dependent oxidoreductase, which produces MTSTRSPLPMQGRVVAVAGATGSAGRATVRALAAAGATVACAGTDPRRLDALLDATRRAVPGATVVGQVLDLLDPQAAGDWSDHIEAEHGTVDGLIHLVGGWRGSKKFTDIDLSDWDFLHDQLVRTLQHTTLGFHDALLRSPQARFAVVSAAGAAKPTAGNACYATAKAAAETWTLSLADSFRTLVAAEEQPERAAAVILVIKALVTDEMRAAKPNAKFAGFTHVDDLATTITDLWNRPAADLNGQHLWLTPR; this is translated from the coding sequence ATGACCTCCACCCGTAGCCCCCTGCCGATGCAGGGACGTGTCGTCGCCGTCGCCGGCGCCACCGGCTCCGCAGGCCGGGCGACCGTGCGCGCCCTCGCCGCCGCGGGCGCTACCGTCGCCTGCGCCGGGACGGACCCGCGCCGTCTGGACGCGCTGCTCGACGCCACCCGGCGTGCCGTCCCCGGCGCCACCGTCGTCGGCCAGGTGCTCGACCTGCTGGACCCTCAGGCCGCGGGGGACTGGTCCGACCACATCGAGGCCGAGCACGGCACCGTCGACGGGCTGATCCACCTCGTCGGCGGCTGGCGCGGCAGCAAGAAGTTCACCGACATCGACCTGTCGGACTGGGACTTCCTGCACGACCAACTGGTCCGCACCCTCCAGCACACCACCCTCGGCTTCCACGACGCGCTGCTGCGCAGCCCGCAGGCCCGCTTCGCCGTCGTCTCGGCGGCCGGCGCGGCCAAGCCCACCGCAGGCAACGCCTGCTACGCGACTGCCAAGGCCGCGGCCGAGACCTGGACGCTGTCGCTCGCGGACTCCTTCCGCACCCTCGTTGCGGCAGAGGAGCAGCCCGAGCGTGCGGCGGCTGTCATCCTGGTCATCAAGGCCCTGGTGACCGACGAGATGCGGGCAGCCAAGCCCAACGCCAAGTTCGCCGGCTTCACCCACGTCGACGACCTGGCCACCACCATCACCGACCTGTGGAACCGACCCGCAGCCGACCTGAACGGACAGCACCTGTGGCTGACGCCCCGATGA
- a CDS encoding low specificity L-threonine aldolase, with translation MTEAATDAQRRHDPSVRGFASDNYAGVHPEVLAAIALANGGHQISYGEDEYTAHLQDVFRSHFGERAEAFPVFNGTGANVVALQALLPRWGAVVAAETAHINVDECGAPEKVAGIKLLTVPTPDGKLTPELIDRQAWGWGDEHRAQPLAVSIAQSTELGTRYTAEEIRAICDHAHERGMLVHVDGSRLANAAASLDLPLRAFTTDAGVDVLSFGGTKNGLLMGEAVVVLNPDAVKNILFLRKMSMQLASKMRFISVQFEALLSGDLWLRSAGHANAMARRLEAAVRDIDGVEVVRPVQANAVFAILPREVSERLQKSYRFYFWNEHTGEVRWMTAFDTTEADIDAFAASIAEEMGRR, from the coding sequence ATGACCGAAGCCGCTACGGACGCACAGCGCCGCCATGACCCCTCGGTACGCGGCTTCGCCAGCGACAACTACGCCGGCGTCCACCCGGAGGTCCTCGCCGCGATCGCCCTCGCCAACGGCGGTCACCAGATCTCCTACGGCGAGGACGAGTACACCGCCCACCTCCAGGACGTGTTCCGCAGCCACTTCGGCGAGCGGGCCGAGGCCTTCCCGGTCTTCAACGGCACCGGCGCCAACGTCGTCGCGCTGCAGGCGCTGCTGCCGCGCTGGGGAGCGGTGGTCGCCGCCGAGACCGCGCACATCAACGTCGACGAGTGCGGCGCCCCGGAGAAGGTCGCGGGCATCAAGCTGCTCACCGTCCCCACCCCGGACGGGAAGCTCACCCCCGAGCTGATCGACCGCCAGGCCTGGGGCTGGGGCGACGAGCACCGCGCCCAGCCGCTCGCCGTCTCCATCGCCCAGAGCACCGAGCTCGGCACCCGCTACACCGCCGAGGAGATCCGGGCGATCTGCGACCACGCTCACGAGCGCGGCATGCTGGTCCATGTCGACGGCTCGCGCCTGGCCAACGCCGCAGCCTCGCTGGACCTCCCGCTGCGGGCCTTCACCACGGACGCGGGCGTGGACGTCCTCTCCTTCGGCGGCACCAAGAACGGGCTGCTGATGGGCGAGGCCGTGGTGGTGCTCAACCCGGACGCGGTGAAGAACATCCTCTTCCTGCGCAAGATGTCGATGCAGCTCGCGTCGAAGATGCGGTTCATCTCGGTGCAGTTCGAAGCGCTGCTGAGCGGCGACCTCTGGCTGCGCAGCGCCGGCCACGCCAACGCCATGGCCCGCCGCCTCGAAGCCGCCGTCCGCGACATCGACGGCGTCGAGGTCGTCCGCCCGGTCCAGGCCAACGCGGTCTTCGCGATCCTCCCGCGCGAGGTCAGCGAGCGCCTCCAGAAGAGCTACCGCTTCTACTTCTGGAACGAACACACCGGCGAAGTCCGCTGGATGACCGCCTTCGACACGACCGAAGCCGACATCGACGCCTTCGCAGCGTCGATCGCAGAGGAGATGGGCAGGCGCTGA
- a CDS encoding class I SAM-dependent methyltransferase, with translation MVTTAPAVPIRVAAAERAAATAGFKLSCTPEVGRLLGLAAAAKPAGTIAESGTSCGVGTAWLHSGLGSGARLVTVEREEALARTAAALFADDERVHVLTGDWRLLEQHAPFDVFFCDGGGKRDAPQEVVDLLAPGGILLLDDFTPSPDWPPRFAGAVDDLRLFYLTHPDLQATEILTTPTTSVVLAVRR, from the coding sequence ATGGTCACCACCGCGCCGGCCGTCCCGATCCGCGTAGCGGCCGCGGAGCGGGCCGCCGCAACGGCGGGGTTCAAGCTCAGTTGCACACCCGAGGTCGGCAGACTCCTCGGCCTGGCCGCCGCGGCCAAGCCCGCCGGCACCATCGCGGAAAGCGGCACCAGCTGTGGCGTCGGCACCGCCTGGCTCCACAGCGGCCTCGGCAGCGGAGCCCGTCTGGTCACGGTGGAACGCGAGGAAGCCCTGGCCCGCACCGCAGCCGCCCTCTTCGCCGACGACGAACGCGTACACGTCCTCACCGGCGACTGGCGCCTCCTCGAACAGCACGCACCCTTCGACGTCTTCTTCTGCGACGGCGGCGGCAAACGCGACGCCCCACAGGAGGTGGTCGACCTCCTCGCCCCCGGCGGCATCCTCCTCCTCGACGACTTCACCCCGTCCCCTGACTGGCCACCCCGCTTCGCCGGTGCAGTCGACGACCTCAGGCTCTTCTACCTCACCCACCCCGACCTCCAGGCCACCGAGATCCTCACCACCCCCACGACGTCGGTGGTGCTGGCGGTGCGGCGGTAG
- a CDS encoding tetratricopeptide repeat protein: MQYVEEAVAEKWRRAGLFFDAKDYAEAARIIEEIVAELPEQVDVRLLLARAYYHSAQLRRAEAQLREVIERDPVEHYAHLMLGRTLQRQGRAEEAKPWLRIADAFAGEFPESVRAVDEADAAL, encoded by the coding sequence ATGCAGTACGTGGAAGAGGCTGTGGCGGAGAAGTGGCGGCGTGCCGGGCTGTTCTTTGACGCCAAGGACTATGCCGAGGCCGCGCGGATCATCGAGGAGATCGTCGCTGAGCTGCCGGAGCAGGTGGACGTGCGGTTGTTGCTGGCGCGGGCCTACTACCACTCGGCCCAGCTGCGGCGGGCCGAGGCGCAGTTGCGCGAGGTCATCGAGCGGGATCCGGTCGAGCACTATGCGCACCTGATGCTGGGACGGACGCTGCAGCGGCAGGGTCGGGCGGAGGAGGCTAAGCCCTGGCTGCGGATCGCGGATGCCTTCGCAGGTGAATTTCCGGAGTCGGTCAGGGCCGTGGACGAAGCCGATGCGGCGCTCTGA